From one Triticum aestivum cultivar Chinese Spring chromosome 4B, IWGSC CS RefSeq v2.1, whole genome shotgun sequence genomic stretch:
- the LOC123089920 gene encoding adenylosuccinate synthetase 2, chloroplastic-like has product MDLFPAAGQRPPAPPLSGRVVPPSASAAEESSAAAAARRRLESLGQVVGVLGTQWGDEGKGKLVDILARRFDVVARCQGGANAGHTIYNSEGKKFSLHLVPSGILNENTQCVIGNGTVVHLPGLFKEIDELESNGVSCEGRIMVSDRAHLLFDFHQVLDGLREVELGNTFIGTTKRGIGPCYSNKVIRNGLRVCDLRHMDTFGAKLHILMKDAAMRFKGFEYSSKTLKEEVDKYEKFAERLGPYITDIVHFMNESILHKNKILVEGGQATMLDIDFGTYPFVTSSSPSSGGICTGLGIAPRSIGDVIGVVKAYTTRVGSGPFPTELLGKTGDLLRASGMEFGTTTGRPRRCGWLDIVALKYSCQINGFSSLNLTKLDVLTGLKEIKLGISYCTKDGKTIESFPADLNLLEQTEVKYEAMPGWAEDISSVQDYNDLPETAQLYVERIEELVSIPVHYIGVGPGRDALIYK; this is encoded by the exons ATGGACCTCTTCCCCGCCGCAGGGCAGCGGCCGCCAGCGCCACCGCTCTCAGGCCGCGTGGTGCCGCCGTCTGCTTCCGCCGCGGAGGAGTCCTCTGCGGCCGCGGCCGCGCGCCGGCGGCTGGAGTCGCTTGGCCAGGTGGTGGGGGTGCTTGGCACGCAGTGGGGGGacgaggggaaaggcaagcttgtcgacatcctcGCGCGGCGCTTCGACGTCGTCGCCCGCTGCCAG GGTGGAGCTAATGCTGGACATACAATATATAATTCTGAGGGTAAGAAGTTTTCACTACATCTTGTTCCATCTGGGATCCTAAATGAGAACACGCAATGTGTGATTGGTAATGGAACGGTAGTTCACCTTCCTGGGCTCTTTAAAGAAATTGATGAGTTGGAGTCTAATGGAGTTTCCTGTGAAGGAAGAATTATGGTATCAGACCGTGCCCATCTTTTGTTTGATTTTCACCAAGTTCTTGATGGACTTAGGGAGGTAGAGCTCGGAAATACCTTTATAGGAACAACAAAGAGGGGAATTGGGCCATGTTATTCAAACAAAGTTATCAGGAATGGACTCAGAGTATGTGATCTCCGACACATGGACACCTTTGGTGCCAAACTTCATATCCTCATGAAAGATGCAGCTATGCGATTCAAAGGATTTGAATACAGCAGCAAGACCCTCAAAGAGGAGGTTGATAAGTACGAAAAGTTTGCCGAACGTCTGGGACCTTACATAACTGATATCGTGCATTTCATGAATgagtcgatcttgcataagaataaAATATTGGTTGAAGGTGGTCAAGCAACCATGTTAGACATTGACTTCGGTACATATCCATTTGTTACTTCCTCAAGTCCTTCATCTGGAGGAATCTGTACTGGCCTTGGTATTGCCCCACGAAGCATCGGTGATGTCATTGGAGTG GTAAAAGCCTATACAACCAGGGTTGGATCTGGTCCATTCCCAACAGAGTTGTTGGGCAAGACCGGTGATTTACTCCGTGCATCTGGAATGGAATTCGGGACTACGACAGGTCGGCCCAGGCGTTGTGGATGGCTCGATATAGTTGCTCTCAAATACTCATGCCAAATCAACGGCTTTTCATCTCTAAACCTGACAAAACTTGACGTACTGACCGGATTGAAGGAAATTAAGCTGGGCATTTCCTAttgtaccaaagatggcaaaacgaTTGAATCGTTCCCAGCAGACCTCAATCTTTTGGAGCAAACAGAG GTCAAGTACGAGGCCATGCCTGGGTGGGCGGAGGACATTTCCTCAGTACAAGACTACAATGATCTCCCGGAAACTGCTCAACTATATGTGGAGAGGATAGAGGAGTTGGTTAGTATTCCAGTCCATTACATCGGTGTTGGACCTGGACGCGATGCTCTAATATACAAATAG